In the Candidatus Electrothrix rattekaaiensis genome, one interval contains:
- a CDS encoding type III pantothenate kinase produces the protein MSMLLTVDVGNSHTVSGVFYGQNLIHQWRLKSDRDKTADELAIRYHSLFQMDGIQKEDITAFIVSSVVPTLETSWLNFAEKYLTSCIPSPIAVSHKTNTGIIIRTESPAEVGADRIVNAVAAWDYFKTALLAIDFGTAITFDCVSKKGEYLGGTIHPGIGISLDALAGKTAKLPRIDLDRKPVPVIGTNTVDAISSGMLHGFGGMIDRMTSLLLKEMQRENEEINIIATGGMAEMIAPYCSSITTIDPLLTLTGLRLIHELNHR, from the coding sequence ATGTCTATGCTCCTTACTGTCGATGTAGGCAATTCACACACTGTCAGCGGTGTTTTCTATGGTCAAAACCTGATCCATCAATGGCGGTTAAAATCAGATCGGGACAAAACAGCCGATGAGCTGGCCATCCGCTACCACTCCCTCTTTCAGATGGATGGAATCCAAAAAGAGGACATTACTGCGTTCATTGTTAGCTCGGTCGTCCCCACTCTGGAAACCAGCTGGCTAAATTTTGCAGAAAAATATCTTACCAGTTGCATCCCCTCGCCTATAGCGGTTTCCCACAAGACAAACACCGGCATCATTATTCGAACAGAAAGCCCTGCTGAAGTGGGTGCAGACAGAATTGTCAATGCAGTGGCGGCCTGGGATTATTTCAAAACCGCTCTCTTGGCTATCGATTTCGGCACAGCCATCACCTTTGACTGTGTCAGCAAAAAAGGGGAATATCTCGGTGGCACCATCCATCCGGGTATCGGCATATCCCTTGATGCCCTTGCAGGCAAAACCGCTAAATTGCCTCGGATAGACCTGGACCGAAAACCTGTTCCAGTCATCGGTACCAATACGGTTGATGCGATCAGTTCTGGAATGCTGCACGGCTTTGGCGGTATGATTGATCGGATGACCAGTCTCTTGCTCAAAGAAATGCAGCGGGAGAATGAGGAAATCAATATCATCGCCACTGGAGGCATGGCAGAGATGATCGCCCCCTATTGCTCATCCATCACGACCATTGATCCACTCCTGACCTTGACCGGCCTGCGCCTCATCCATGAGTTAAACCACAGGTGA